The Candidatus Nitrosocosmicus franklandus genome contains a region encoding:
- a CDS encoding glycosyltransferase family 4 protein translates to MDPELSILFLCTFPKLNKNGVHRFALEIINGVKSKEPRVFELYWSVEKGKLSSYIDLFNNYLAVIKRAKIIHFVSLTPYNIPFLVLAKLLRKKIIISYHGNYLAEVSIFKKPHIFIPFWISDRISRSLAHKIVSASVFLINEMKINSKKCHVIPYPYDLKILDDVVKKNLKTIPTEILFATATNFNIHEKVKGLKYLLDAFESISKKVEGVRLLVFGFGKYLESYKTKYINNQNIVFMGFRDDFRDFLTGIDAYVHVSSLDNQPYAIIEALTSGKVIICNDLGGLVETIDPINNYVVSLNTESILNVLHEVIDLIRNRPNDFYEKGNKNKKFAADRYSSHIISNEYIKLYNKLLVNE, encoded by the coding sequence TTGGATCCCGAATTATCTATACTATTTTTATGTACTTTTCCGAAGTTAAATAAGAATGGAGTACATCGATTTGCTCTTGAGATAATAAATGGGGTAAAGTCTAAAGAGCCTAGGGTTTTTGAATTATACTGGTCTGTTGAAAAAGGGAAATTAAGTAGCTACATCGATTTATTTAATAATTATTTAGCAGTAATTAAAAGAGCAAAGATTATACATTTTGTATCTCTTACACCTTATAATATCCCGTTTTTAGTACTGGCAAAGTTGCTTAGAAAAAAAATAATTATTTCGTATCATGGAAATTATTTAGCAGAAGTTTCGATTTTTAAGAAACCACATATTTTTATACCTTTTTGGATTTCTGATAGAATTTCAAGAAGTTTGGCGCACAAGATCGTTTCCGCCAGTGTATTCTTGATAAACGAAATGAAGATTAATTCAAAAAAATGCCACGTTATCCCTTATCCATATGATCTGAAGATACTCGATGATGTGGTAAAAAAGAACCTAAAAACAATTCCAACTGAGATATTATTTGCAACAGCAACAAATTTTAACATACATGAAAAGGTAAAAGGCTTGAAGTATCTTCTTGATGCATTCGAGTCTATTTCAAAAAAGGTGGAAGGAGTTCGTTTGTTGGTCTTTGGATTTGGCAAATATCTTGAGAGTTACAAAACGAAATACATAAATAATCAAAATATTGTTTTCATGGGATTTAGAGATGATTTTAGGGATTTCTTGACAGGTATAGATGCATACGTTCACGTTTCAAGTTTGGATAACCAACCTTACGCAATAATTGAAGCTTTGACTAGTGGAAAGGTTATAATTTGTAATGACTTGGGCGGTTTAGTCGAGACCATAGACCCAATTAATAATTACGTCGTCTCCTTAAATACAGAATCGATTTTAAATGTCCTCCATGAAGTAATAGATTTGATTAGAAATCGGCCTAATGATTTTTATGAAAAAGGAAACAAAAATAAAAAATTTGCTGCAGATAGATACTCGTCACATATTATATCTAATGAATATATTAAATTGTATAACAAATTATTGGTCAATGAATGA
- a CDS encoding transposase has product MICVQTKEDKAKHTLPTIRRIPDELWDECKKILPKEKPPKTVGRPIIPYKQVLDGILYVLRTGCQWKMLPKEYGSGSTCHRRFQEWNKLDVFKNAWIKLLKDYEDKIGLNWTWQSIDSISIKSSLGGPRLEIIPQTGAN; this is encoded by the coding sequence GTGATCTGTGTCCAGACTAAGGAAGACAAAGCAAAACACACTCTTCCTACTATCAGAAGGATTCCCGATGAATTATGGGACGAGTGTAAGAAGATACTGCCTAAAGAAAAGCCTCCAAAAACTGTGGGTAGACCGATTATTCCATATAAACAAGTACTGGATGGGATCCTTTACGTTCTTAGAACGGGGTGCCAATGGAAGATGCTTCCAAAAGAATATGGTTCAGGTTCTACCTGTCACAGGAGATTTCAGGAGTGGAATAAACTGGATGTATTTAAAAATGCATGGATCAAACTATTGAAAGATTATGAAGATAAAATTGGTCTCAACTGGACGTGGCAATCCATAGACAGTATATCCATAAAGTCATCTTTAGGGGGGCCAAGACTGGAAATAATCCCACAGACAGGAGCAAACTAG
- a CDS encoding transposase, translating into MTEKKGIPLSVVISPASTHDINLVTDVVDNTVIKRPKSLSRSRRRRRRLQHLCLDKGYKSAEEEQELIKRGYVLHIPIKKKKGKKGEIGKEISMPNRKKYSSKRWVVERTNSWHNRIRKLFTRYEKKDENYLGLAQFSCSIIIYRKLILG; encoded by the coding sequence TTGACAGAGAAGAAAGGTATTCCTCTATCGGTTGTAATTTCACCTGCTAGCACTCACGACATCAATCTGGTAACAGATGTAGTCGATAATACAGTAATAAAAAGACCAAAATCATTATCCAGATCGAGACGACGACGACGACGATTACAACATCTGTGTCTTGATAAGGGATACAAATCTGCAGAGGAAGAACAGGAATTAATCAAACGAGGATATGTTCTGCACATTCCAATCAAGAAGAAAAAAGGGAAGAAAGGTGAAATTGGCAAAGAAATATCAATGCCAAACCGTAAGAAATATTCTTCCAAGAGATGGGTTGTAGAGAGAACGAATTCATGGCATAACAGGATTAGGAAACTCTTCACACGATATGAAAAGAAGGATGAAAACTATCTTGGTCTAGCACAGTTCTCTTGTAGTATAATCATCTATAGAAAGTTAATTTTGGGATAG
- a CDS encoding glycosyltransferase family 4 protein, with amino-acid sequence MNILFMLYMPNPYSGAAWNRIGFLANFFKNKGNNVTISGTFNPFSGEKLGRYKFNGIQILNLTPLILKLNIFSSIFNVLSLIFTGWLPFIITKPDIVLISVPPGEPVIISYTFARLFRPKKIIFDYRDQWEDYAINQSRSSIYKLLYGMLKSLITKYYKKSDYVVTVTEALSDDLLSRGIKKVKIIPNGADVNIFKPQQDTKLKCQTRKKFGIDDNDFVLVYSGMIGLYYKLDVVIKALKSLLNDMTNIKLIVIGDGSNLEQYLDLVRDLGLNENVLYLGKKDRKDEIVEILNSADIGIIPYDSNPLWNNAIPSKSLEYLACGLPVVATIDSNSILGKLLEKNEVGISCEPENIDQLAIIIKQIYDEKSFRERAREKAVALIQKNFDRNKLAEEYYRLIK; translated from the coding sequence ATGAATATTTTGTTTATGTTATACATGCCTAATCCTTACTCAGGAGCGGCTTGGAATAGGATTGGATTCCTTGCTAATTTTTTTAAAAATAAAGGTAATAATGTAACTATATCTGGTACTTTTAATCCTTTCAGTGGAGAAAAATTAGGTCGGTATAAGTTCAATGGAATACAAATTCTCAATTTAACACCATTAATCCTGAAATTGAATATTTTCTCCAGTATATTCAATGTTCTTTCTCTTATTTTTACTGGGTGGTTACCTTTCATCATCACAAAGCCAGATATTGTACTCATATCGGTTCCACCAGGTGAACCTGTTATTATTTCCTATACCTTTGCTAGGCTCTTTAGACCGAAGAAAATCATCTTTGATTATAGGGACCAATGGGAGGATTATGCTATTAACCAATCGCGTTCATCAATATACAAGTTATTATATGGTATGCTCAAATCATTAATTACTAAATATTATAAGAAAAGTGATTACGTAGTGACAGTAACTGAGGCATTATCTGATGACCTTTTATCAAGAGGGATAAAGAAGGTAAAGATTATTCCTAACGGAGCGGATGTCAATATATTTAAGCCACAACAAGATACCAAATTGAAGTGTCAGACTAGAAAAAAATTTGGAATTGATGATAATGATTTTGTTTTGGTATATAGCGGGATGATCGGGTTGTATTACAAGTTAGATGTCGTTATCAAAGCATTAAAATCTCTATTGAATGATATGACAAATATAAAACTCATTGTAATTGGAGATGGATCTAATTTAGAACAATACTTAGATTTAGTAAGAGATCTTGGTTTGAATGAAAATGTATTATATCTTGGTAAAAAGGATAGGAAAGATGAAATTGTTGAAATACTAAATTCTGCAGATATTGGTATAATACCGTACGATTCTAATCCTTTATGGAATAATGCGATACCTTCCAAGAGCCTCGAATATCTAGCATGTGGACTCCCAGTTGTCGCTACTATAGATAGTAATTCAATTCTAGGCAAGTTATTAGAGAAAAATGAGGTTGGGATCTCTTGTGAACCGGAGAACATTGATCAATTAGCTATAATAATAAAGCAAATTTATGATGAAAAATCTTTTCGTGAACGAGCAAGAGAAAAAGCTGTTGCGTTAATCCAAAAAAACTTTGATAGAAATAAACTGGCTGAAGAATATTATAGACTTATTAAATGA
- a CDS encoding PQQ-dependent sugar dehydrogenase, giving the protein MKIGNHSRAVGFLSRKNKVETSFILICSVFAFLFSLIFVFFPVSIYAQSVDDPNLVVEPYTEGLVNATSMAFLDSENMLVLERGGTVRLVSNGQLVEQPILKVPVNSTHVERGLLGIAVLDNTKGNKSEISTFDQGQENNNLSVLLYFTEPVISGISYSETGTQLNDTLRNRVYKYDWNNFTKTLENPTLIVDLQALPGPNHNAGKLMIGPDNLLYGMIGDLLTHKGQLQNFKDGPPPDDTSIIYRVNASDGSIPTTGNPFSTDPSNPLSKYYAYGIRNSFGITYDPITGNVWTSENGEAKYDEINLVKPGFNGGWKSVTGPISNSTNTEDDLFRIEGSYYSDPILSWFRPIGITDLEFLNSSTLGERYSNNLFAGDYNKGNLYYFELTPNRTALALPNIPDRVVDTEEEQSSIVFGDGFIHITDLETGPEDGYLYILTYNGIIYRVLPA; this is encoded by the coding sequence ATGAAAATAGGGAATCATAGCAGAGCAGTAGGATTCTTGTCAAGAAAAAATAAGGTTGAAACTTCGTTCATTTTAATTTGTTCAGTTTTTGCTTTTCTGTTTTCTCTTATTTTCGTTTTCTTCCCAGTTTCAATATATGCACAATCGGTTGATGACCCAAACTTGGTTGTTGAACCTTATACTGAAGGTTTAGTTAATGCAACAAGTATGGCTTTTCTTGATTCTGAAAATATGCTGGTATTGGAGCGAGGAGGGACAGTGCGTTTAGTATCTAATGGACAACTTGTAGAACAACCAATACTTAAAGTGCCGGTTAATAGTACTCACGTTGAGAGGGGATTACTAGGCATTGCAGTCCTTGATAATACAAAGGGTAATAAATCGGAAATTTCTACTTTCGACCAAGGACAAGAAAATAATAATCTTAGCGTTTTATTATATTTCACAGAACCGGTTATTAGTGGAATATCATATTCAGAAACCGGCACACAGTTGAACGATACTCTAAGAAATAGAGTTTATAAATATGATTGGAATAATTTCACCAAGACCCTTGAAAACCCGACCCTTATAGTTGACCTTCAAGCGCTACCGGGTCCAAATCATAACGCAGGGAAATTGATGATAGGACCAGATAATCTCCTGTATGGTATGATTGGAGATTTATTAACCCATAAAGGACAACTTCAAAATTTTAAAGACGGTCCACCACCTGATGATACTAGTATAATCTATAGAGTAAATGCAAGTGATGGATCAATCCCGACTACCGGCAACCCATTTTCCACAGATCCGTCTAACCCGCTAAGTAAGTATTATGCATATGGAATAAGAAATTCCTTCGGAATTACTTATGATCCAATCACCGGGAATGTGTGGACCTCAGAGAATGGGGAAGCTAAATATGATGAGATAAACCTAGTAAAGCCGGGGTTTAATGGAGGCTGGAAATCTGTAACTGGCCCTATATCGAATTCGACCAATACTGAAGATGATCTTTTTAGAATTGAAGGCTCGTACTATTCTGACCCTATCCTCTCATGGTTTCGTCCGATTGGAATAACAGACTTAGAATTCTTGAATTCTTCTACACTAGGTGAGAGGTATTCTAATAATTTATTTGCAGGAGACTACAATAAAGGGAATCTTTATTACTTTGAGTTAACCCCCAACAGAACTGCATTAGCACTACCAAACATTCCTGATCGGGTCGTAGACACTGAAGAGGAACAATCTTCAATAGTTTTTGGTGATGGATTCATTCATATTACCGATCTTGAAACAGGGCCTGAAGATGGTTACTTGTATATACTTACATATAATGGGATTATTTACAGAGTTTTACCTGCCTAA
- a CDS encoding glycosyltransferase family 2 protein gives MSHNGHIDSVSSIDSRQQASENVIAIIPAFNEENNITNIVNSVKKFVNAVIVVDDGSADETYQRALSTGAKIIRNLQNRGKGFALKRGFQECVRYNPDIVITIDADGQHNPEDIPHLIKPIKDGIADVVIGSRYNTTSLREIPLIRGVGLSMIGMLNQSLTRIKVKDTQSGFRAYNKTILNIISDYESVGYGAEMEQLAQAEQNGLNIMEVPVTIRYKGLEKTSKQNPVTHGAHIVSTILKIIIEKRPLLFFGLGGIALILLSVIPLVNLMMIFNETRYFSIPLALLGLGFNFIGMLLILASFIFYALKKIRTRINYMK, from the coding sequence ATGTCACATAATGGCCATATTGATTCTGTTTCGAGTATCGATTCAAGACAACAAGCTTCTGAAAATGTTATTGCAATTATTCCTGCTTTTAATGAGGAAAATAATATTACCAATATTGTAAATTCTGTTAAGAAATTTGTAAATGCCGTCATAGTTGTAGATGATGGTTCAGCAGACGAAACATATCAAAGGGCTTTATCTACAGGGGCCAAGATAATTAGGAATCTGCAAAACAGAGGCAAAGGATTTGCATTAAAGAGGGGATTTCAAGAGTGTGTTAGATATAATCCAGATATAGTAATAACAATTGATGCAGATGGGCAACATAACCCAGAAGACATACCTCATTTAATAAAACCTATCAAAGATGGTATAGCTGATGTAGTAATTGGCTCTCGATATAATACAACTTCTCTAAGAGAAATTCCTCTAATCCGAGGTGTAGGGCTTTCTATGATTGGGATGCTTAATCAATCCTTGACAAGGATTAAAGTCAAAGACACACAGAGTGGATTTAGAGCATATAATAAAACAATTCTTAATATAATTTCTGACTACGAGTCGGTAGGATATGGAGCAGAAATGGAGCAACTTGCACAAGCTGAACAAAATGGATTAAATATAATGGAGGTTCCTGTTACTATTAGATATAAGGGTCTGGAAAAAACCTCAAAACAGAATCCGGTTACCCATGGAGCTCATATAGTATCGACAATTTTAAAAATCATAATTGAAAAAAGACCATTGCTTTTTTTTGGCCTTGGGGGGATAGCTTTGATTCTGCTTTCGGTCATACCCTTAGTCAATCTGATGATGATATTTAATGAGACCCGCTACTTTAGTATACCTTTAGCACTGTTGGGACTAGGGTTCAATTTTATTGGTATGTTACTAATATTAGCTTCCTTTATTTTTTACGCCCTTAAGAAAATACGGACACGAATAAATTATATGAAGTAA
- a CDS encoding dTDP-glucose 4,6-dehydratase, which translates to MRILITGGAGFLGSHLSEKYVNEGHKIFVVDNLLNGNLNNIRTLLHRKNFKFIHDDVRNPELYRKLPTDLDAIIHLAAQIHVDKSIVNPEETFDINVGGTMKILEFARMHDIGKILFASTSEIYGSAKYVPMNEEHPLAAEHPYGVSKIAADRLCYTYNETYNLGVDIVRCFNFFGPRQKDSGYGGVIAIFINRVLQNKPPIIYGDGKQTRDYMYIADVLEAYDKTLKSPNNPGKYGINFGSGIEFSVNEIAELVLKYAGSDSRLKPIHVDPRPTEVQRLFADISKAKNTLNFQPSVKFERGIELLVNWYKNYKSELWLY; encoded by the coding sequence ATGAGAATCCTAATAACAGGAGGTGCTGGGTTCCTCGGTAGTCACCTATCAGAAAAATACGTAAACGAAGGACACAAGATATTTGTAGTAGACAATCTTTTAAATGGAAATTTAAACAATATTCGAACACTCTTACATAGGAAAAATTTTAAATTCATCCATGATGACGTTCGTAATCCCGAATTATATAGAAAATTGCCTACCGATTTGGATGCAATAATTCACTTGGCAGCGCAAATTCATGTTGATAAGTCAATTGTTAATCCTGAGGAAACATTTGATATCAATGTGGGAGGGACAATGAAGATATTGGAATTTGCTAGAATGCATGATATTGGCAAGATCTTATTTGCATCAACTAGTGAGATTTATGGTTCAGCTAAATACGTACCTATGAACGAGGAACACCCTCTCGCAGCTGAACACCCCTATGGAGTGAGTAAGATTGCTGCAGATAGGCTTTGTTATACTTATAACGAGACATACAATTTAGGAGTAGATATAGTTAGATGCTTTAATTTTTTTGGACCTAGGCAAAAAGATTCTGGCTATGGCGGAGTTATCGCGATTTTTATAAATAGAGTATTACAAAATAAACCGCCTATCATATACGGTGATGGTAAACAGACTCGAGATTATATGTATATAGCAGATGTGTTAGAAGCATATGATAAAACTTTAAAGTCACCGAATAATCCGGGAAAATATGGTATTAATTTTGGGAGTGGTATTGAGTTTTCTGTGAATGAGATAGCAGAACTAGTTTTAAAATATGCTGGATCAGATAGCCGCTTAAAACCCATTCATGTCGATCCCAGACCTACAGAAGTTCAAAGACTATTTGCCGATATATCTAAAGCGAAGAATACATTAAATTTTCAACCCTCAGTTAAATTTGAAAGAGGTATTGAATTACTGGTAAACTGGTACAAAAACTACAAATCAGAGCTATGGCTGTACTAA
- a CDS encoding oligosaccharide flippase family protein: MNSIVSGFLFWLILSKITTPDVIGISSSIISFVTIFSIVSLVGMPGGIQRYLVRSINERKIDNVRGNINSSLFILSLGITGSCVLIFFIKDWIFYSFSLDLGLSIILFLTMGFLSAASLLNAIMVTTMNTRIIATSSIIGTVIKLSITLILVLSGIEVYGILTGYLLAPLVSTVILAMTIKRKILKRVDDVAHADIKIERFKSLRDIFVSGTSFWIPGVCNIIGSQLGTVLVLLSVGATQAGIYFISYSIATAIILINSVLSTIAYPAVSSMDDGRKSAVWRFMKISMLLTLPLSISAIFYSGEILGLFNNIYSEGSSYLQILLLSILPTTIMSGTSVLTYAYGNNRQVLSIGLFTNIPRILLYFVFVPLLGGIGAAFIYLLGSVIGCVVSLVIGKKIGLKVFWKKTSLIILIPVILLILFKFSGVHYILSIMTTLVLTYILFIRLKIIDKEDIDDITKILPPKISNLISMTFMRISKQVRKR, encoded by the coding sequence ATGAATTCTATAGTATCCGGGTTCCTTTTTTGGTTGATTTTATCGAAAATCACTACCCCTGATGTGATAGGTATATCATCATCAATAATCTCGTTCGTTACAATATTTTCTATTGTTTCATTGGTAGGTATGCCTGGAGGAATTCAAAGATATTTAGTGAGGAGCATTAACGAAAGAAAAATAGACAATGTTAGAGGAAACATTAATTCATCCCTATTCATTTTATCCCTTGGAATTACGGGATCATGCGTACTCATATTTTTCATTAAGGACTGGATATTTTATTCATTTAGCTTAGATTTAGGCTTATCGATTATTCTATTTCTAACTATGGGATTCTTGTCGGCCGCATCCCTGCTAAATGCTATTATGGTCACGACAATGAATACAAGGATCATAGCAACGTCATCGATTATAGGCACAGTAATTAAATTATCCATTACTCTAATACTTGTTTTATCCGGAATTGAAGTTTATGGTATTCTGACAGGGTATCTACTTGCCCCATTAGTTTCAACTGTAATCTTGGCAATGACCATTAAGAGAAAAATCTTGAAGCGAGTTGACGACGTTGCTCATGCAGATATTAAAATCGAACGATTCAAATCATTACGTGATATTTTTGTTTCAGGCACATCATTTTGGATTCCCGGAGTTTGTAACATAATAGGTTCTCAATTAGGAACAGTCTTAGTATTATTGTCAGTGGGTGCTACGCAAGCAGGAATTTATTTTATATCTTATTCAATAGCAACTGCCATCATACTAATAAACTCAGTTTTATCTACAATTGCATATCCTGCGGTTAGTTCAATGGATGACGGTCGTAAAAGTGCTGTGTGGAGATTTATGAAGATATCTATGTTATTGACATTACCTTTGTCCATTTCAGCCATATTCTATTCTGGAGAAATATTAGGGTTATTCAATAATATTTATTCGGAAGGAAGTTCTTATTTGCAAATTTTACTTTTATCGATATTGCCTACTACAATTATGTCAGGTACATCAGTATTGACTTATGCATATGGGAATAATCGTCAGGTTTTGTCAATAGGACTCTTCACGAATATTCCTAGAATTTTGTTATATTTTGTCTTTGTACCACTTTTAGGCGGAATTGGGGCAGCGTTTATCTATCTACTCGGATCGGTCATAGGTTGTGTAGTATCTCTAGTCATAGGGAAGAAGATCGGTTTAAAAGTATTTTGGAAAAAAACTTCATTAATCATACTTATCCCCGTCATATTGCTGATTCTGTTTAAGTTTTCGGGTGTGCACTATATCTTATCAATAATGACAACGTTAGTCTTAACTTATATCTTATTCATAAGATTAAAGATAATCGATAAGGAAGATATAGATGACATAACGAAAATTCTACCCCCGAAGATATCTAATTTGATTAGTATGACATTTATGAGGATTTCCAAACAAGTAAGGAAACGATAA
- the wecB gene encoding non-hydrolyzing UDP-N-acetylglucosamine 2-epimerase, giving the protein MGRHSKIVSIVGARPNFVKLKPIHDILKDELSHEIIHTGQHYDYRLSDIFFKEFDLPEPDYNLDIGSGSPGYQVGEMIQKIERILIKNDYDLALVYGDTNSTFAGAFAAVNSKIKVAHVEAGLRSFDRRMPEEINRILTDNLSDFLFAPTNTATRNLHNERILGKIYETGDLSVELISIAKELATKSHITRDLNLDHKKYIVFTMHRAENTVFDESFLSIIKAFKSLSDIRIVFPLHPRTKKTLEQKNLYHQLENCKNVLIIPPTGYIDFISLVQNASKIITDSGGLQKEAYLLSVPCITIRRNTEWVETVETGWNVLTDTNAEKIIDHVKGWNPSKKNHSKILGNGDTAKVIKNIILNEILA; this is encoded by the coding sequence TTGGGACGACATTCAAAGATTGTTTCTATTGTTGGTGCAAGACCAAATTTCGTAAAATTGAAACCAATACACGATATTCTTAAAGATGAACTATCACATGAAATCATTCATACAGGACAGCATTATGATTATAGACTATCAGATATTTTTTTTAAAGAATTTGACTTGCCAGAACCTGATTACAATTTAGATATAGGATCAGGTTCCCCTGGATATCAAGTTGGAGAAATGATACAGAAAATTGAAAGAATTTTGATTAAAAATGACTATGATCTTGCATTAGTTTATGGCGATACTAATTCAACCTTTGCTGGGGCCTTTGCTGCAGTAAATTCCAAGATCAAAGTGGCACATGTTGAAGCCGGTTTGAGAAGCTTTGATAGACGCATGCCAGAAGAAATCAACAGAATTTTGACAGACAATTTAAGCGATTTTTTGTTTGCCCCTACAAATACGGCCACTCGTAATTTACATAATGAGAGAATACTCGGAAAGATATATGAGACAGGGGATTTATCGGTTGAGTTAATTTCAATAGCAAAAGAATTAGCTACAAAATCTCACATAACAAGAGATTTGAATCTGGATCATAAGAAGTATATCGTTTTTACGATGCATAGAGCTGAGAACACTGTATTTGATGAAAGTTTCCTCTCGATAATAAAAGCCTTTAAATCACTCTCAGATATCAGAATTGTATTCCCTCTGCATCCTCGCACAAAAAAAACATTAGAGCAGAAGAATTTGTATCACCAATTAGAGAATTGTAAAAATGTATTAATCATTCCTCCTACAGGTTACATCGATTTTATTAGTTTAGTCCAAAATGCAAGTAAAATCATAACTGATTCTGGTGGTTTACAAAAGGAAGCTTATCTGTTGTCCGTCCCTTGCATAACAATCAGGCGAAATACTGAATGGGTGGAAACAGTGGAAACGGGTTGGAATGTGTTAACCGATACTAATGCTGAAAAAATTATAGATCACGTTAAAGGATGGAATCCATCTAAGAAGAACCATAGTAAAATTTTAGGAAATGGTGATACGGCCAAAGTTATTAAAAATATTATTCTAAATGAGATACTTGCTTAA